A region of Ochotona princeps isolate mOchPri1 chromosome 2, mOchPri1.hap1, whole genome shotgun sequence DNA encodes the following proteins:
- the LOC101530715 gene encoding thioredoxin domain-containing protein 17-like → MHHSATPNSPVWPCARLVADCQVVRVSGFEEFNPAVEEHKDKTFPGSKDAEGNSWCPECVKAEPVVQEVLKHSRKGCVFIYCQVGDRPYWKDPNNEFRKKLKITAVPTPLKYRTPQKLVESECLEASLGEMLLSED, encoded by the exons atgcATCACAGTGCCACGCCCAACAG CCCCGTCTGGCCCTGTGCTCGCCTGGTGGCCGACTGCCAGGTCGTGCGCGTTTCTGGCTTCGAGGAGTTCAACCCGGCCGTGGAGGAGCACAAGGACAAGACCTTTCCTGGGTCTAAGGACGCCGAAGGGAACAGCTGGTGTCCCGAGTGTGTGAAGGCTGAGCCAGTCGTGCAGGAGGTGCTGAAGCACAGTAGGAAAGGATGTGTGTTCATCTACTGCCAAGTGGGAGACAGACCTTATTGGAAAGATCCCAATAATGAGTTTAGGAAAAAGCTGAAGATAACGGCAGTGCCTACACCCCTTAAATATAGAACACCTCAGAAGCTGGTGGAATCCGAGTGCCTGGAGGCCAGCCTCGGGGAGATGCTGCTGTCTGAAGACTAA